A window of the Oscillospiraceae bacterium genome harbors these coding sequences:
- the dapA gene encoding 4-hydroxy-tetrahydrodipicolinate synthase, translated as MKKLIFKGSGVAIVTPFNADGSINFDVFAQLIEFQIANGTDAIIVCGTTGESATLSNTEQAQCIEFAVKQINGRVPVIGGAGTNCTSHAVELVKTAAALGVDGLLSVTPYYNKTTQEGLYRHFTTIADAAGNVPVIVYNVPSRTGLNILPETYARLAKHPNINSIKEANGNLPAVIKTLDLCGDDINIYSGEDPVIVPMLSVGSVGVISVLSNICPKETHDMCALWFEGKTKESAKLQIKYSELIAALFCEVNPIPVKAALKLMGYDVGGCRLPLCDIGDTGKKQLVSAMQKVGLIG; from the coding sequence TTGAAGAAGCTTATATTTAAAGGCTCCGGCGTCGCGATCGTTACGCCGTTCAATGCGGACGGCAGCATCAATTTCGATGTCTTTGCCCAATTAATCGAATTCCAAATTGCCAACGGCACCGATGCGATCATTGTCTGCGGTACAACAGGCGAATCTGCAACGCTCTCCAACACGGAACAGGCACAGTGCATTGAATTCGCCGTAAAGCAGATAAACGGACGGGTACCGGTGATTGGCGGCGCAGGCACCAACTGTACTTCGCATGCGGTGGAACTTGTCAAAACAGCTGCTGCTTTAGGTGTCGACGGCCTTTTAAGCGTGACTCCTTATTATAATAAGACCACGCAGGAGGGACTTTACCGCCATTTCACAACGATCGCAGACGCTGCCGGCAACGTTCCCGTGATCGTCTATAACGTCCCGTCCAGAACGGGATTAAATATCCTTCCCGAGACCTATGCACGGCTGGCCAAACATCCGAATATCAATTCCATCAAAGAGGCAAACGGAAATCTGCCCGCCGTCATCAAAACCCTCGATCTGTGCGGTGATGACATCAATATCTACAGCGGCGAAGATCCGGTTATTGTTCCGATGCTCTCTGTTGGCAGCGTGGGCGTGATCTCGGTGCTGTCGAATATCTGCCCCAAAGAGACGCACGATATGTGCGCACTCTGGTTTGAGGGAAAAACCAAAGAATCCGCAAAACTCCAGATCAAATACAGCGAACTGATTGCGGCGTTGTTCTGCGAAGTCAATCCGATTCCGGTGAAGGCGGCGCTGAAACTTATGGGTTACGACGTCGGAGGCTGCCGTCTGCCGCTGTGCGACATCGGCGATACAGGTAAAAAGCAGTTGGTATCGGCCATGCAAAAGGTCGGCCTGATCGGTTAA
- the tgt gene encoding tRNA guanosine(34) transglycosylase Tgt, whose protein sequence is MKNEFKVNKTVESARRGHFETVHGSFETPCFMNVATAAAIKGGLDAFDLEQIGCQVMLCNTYHLHLRPGDEIVKNAGGLREFTRWQHPILTDSGGFQVFSLAKLRKIKEEGAYFASHIDGRKIFIGPEESMQIQSNLGSTIAMAFDECVANPAQYDYAKASSERTVRWLERCKIELTRLNELPDTVNKNQMLFGINQGATFKDLRIENMKSTADINPDGLAIGGLAVGEPAEVMYDIIETVTPHMPVEKPRYLMGVGTPGNILNAVARGIDMFDCVLPSRNARHGHLFTSEGIINMFNAKYENDDSPVDAHCDCHTCRNFSRAYLRHLFKAQEMLAMRLAVIHNLNFYNRLLTDIRKMLDDGTFFDLYPALAEKLDTRI, encoded by the coding sequence ATGAAAAACGAGTTTAAGGTCAATAAAACTGTAGAAAGTGCGCGCAGAGGCCATTTTGAGACCGTGCACGGTAGCTTTGAGACGCCCTGCTTTATGAACGTGGCCACCGCGGCGGCGATCAAAGGTGGGTTGGATGCATTTGACCTTGAACAGATCGGCTGTCAGGTGATGCTGTGCAATACCTATCATTTGCATCTGCGTCCCGGAGACGAAATCGTTAAAAATGCGGGCGGCCTTCGAGAATTCACTCGCTGGCAGCATCCGATTCTGACCGACAGCGGCGGTTTTCAGGTGTTTTCACTGGCAAAACTGCGTAAAATCAAAGAAGAAGGGGCATATTTCGCCTCCCATATCGATGGGCGAAAAATCTTCATCGGACCTGAAGAGAGTATGCAAATTCAATCCAATCTCGGTTCGACCATCGCCATGGCGTTCGACGAATGCGTTGCAAACCCCGCGCAGTATGACTATGCCAAGGCCTCGAGCGAGCGTACCGTACGCTGGCTAGAACGCTGTAAAATCGAACTCACACGCCTGAACGAACTGCCCGATACAGTCAATAAAAACCAGATGCTGTTTGGAATCAATCAGGGTGCGACTTTCAAAGACCTGCGCATTGAAAACATGAAATCAACTGCCGATATTAATCCGGACGGGCTTGCCATCGGCGGACTTGCGGTCGGCGAACCCGCGGAAGTGATGTATGACATCATCGAGACGGTCACGCCGCATATGCCGGTCGAAAAACCGCGCTATCTGATGGGCGTCGGCACACCGGGCAATATTCTGAATGCCGTCGCACGCGGAATCGACATGTTCGACTGCGTGCTTCCGTCGCGCAACGCAAGGCACGGACATCTGTTCACCTCGGAAGGCATTATCAACATGTTCAACGCCAAATATGAGAATGACGATTCGCCCGTCGATGCCCATTGCGATTGCCATACCTGCCGAAATTTCTCGCGTGCCTATCTGCGCCATCTGTTCAAAGCGCAGGAGATGCTGGCGATGCGGCTTGCGGTGATTCATAATCTGAATTTTTATAACCGCTTGCTCACCGATATCCGCAAGATGCTCGACGACGGGACATTTTTTGATCTCTACCCTGCCCTTGCGGAAAAGCTCGATACACGCATCTGA
- a CDS encoding zinc-ribbon domain containing protein yields MYEDKTLICKDCGAEFVFTAGEQEFYATKGFVNEPQRCKSCRDNRKNAARGEREMYDCVCAECGAPCKVPFKPRDDRPVYCSDCFAARKGN; encoded by the coding sequence ATGTACGAAGACAAAACCCTTATTTGCAAAGATTGTGGCGCTGAGTTCGTGTTCACAGCTGGTGAGCAGGAATTTTATGCAACCAAAGGCTTTGTAAACGAACCGCAGAGATGCAAGTCCTGCCGTGACAACCGCAAGAATGCCGCCAGAGGTGAGCGCGAGATGTATGATTGCGTCTGCGCAGAGTGTGGCGCTCCGTGCAAAGTCCCCTTCAAGCCGCGTGACGATCGTCCCGTGTATTGCAGTGATTGCTTTGCCGCGAGAAAAGGTAACTAA
- the asd gene encoding aspartate-semialdehyde dehydrogenase, protein MKTYRVGILGCTGMVGQRFCCLLAKHPYFKIAALAASPRSAGKKYTDAVAGRWAMTGEIPAEVADMTVFDASDIKTVTSMVDFVFCAVDMKKDEIKALEEAYAKAECPVISNNSINRMVDDVPMIIPELNPYHADIIPFQRKRLGTKRGFIAVKSNCSIQSYIPALMPLDPVYGLKDVLVCTYQAISGAGKTFETLPEMVDNVIPYIGGGEEEKSEVEPLKVMGSIIDGKIVPAANINITAQCIRVPVTDGHLAAVYARFEKKPNIEEIKKIWHEFTAEPQKLNLPSAPKQFLHYFEEQDYPQTKLHRDLENGMAVSIGRLREDSQYDIKFVGLSHNTLRGAAGGGVLCAELLCEKGYI, encoded by the coding sequence ATGAAAACCTATCGAGTGGGCATTTTGGGATGCACCGGCATGGTCGGACAGCGGTTTTGCTGTCTGCTGGCCAAACATCCATATTTTAAAATAGCGGCTCTGGCCGCCAGCCCCCGTTCCGCCGGCAAGAAATATACGGATGCGGTTGCGGGCCGCTGGGCAATGACCGGTGAAATCCCCGCCGAAGTCGCGGATATGACTGTGTTCGACGCATCCGATATCAAGACCGTCACCTCGATGGTCGATTTCGTGTTCTGCGCGGTCGATATGAAAAAAGACGAGATCAAAGCGCTTGAGGAGGCCTATGCCAAGGCCGAGTGCCCTGTGATTTCAAACAACTCGATCAACCGTATGGTTGACGATGTGCCGATGATCATTCCGGAATTAAACCCTTACCATGCCGATATCATTCCGTTCCAGCGAAAACGGCTCGGAACGAAACGCGGTTTTATCGCAGTTAAATCCAATTGTTCCATCCAGAGCTATATCCCTGCTTTGATGCCGCTTGACCCTGTTTACGGATTGAAAGATGTCTTGGTCTGCACCTACCAGGCTATTTCCGGTGCGGGCAAGACCTTTGAAACCCTCCCGGAGATGGTCGATAACGTGATCCCGTATATCGGCGGCGGCGAAGAAGAAAAGAGCGAGGTGGAACCGCTCAAAGTCATGGGTTCGATTATCGACGGTAAGATCGTTCCGGCTGCGAACATCAATATTACCGCGCAGTGTATTCGCGTACCGGTCACCGACGGCCATCTTGCGGCGGTATATGCGCGTTTTGAAAAGAAGCCGAATATCGAAGAAATCAAAAAGATTTGGCATGAATTTACCGCAGAACCGCAAAAGTTGAATCTGCCGTCTGCGCCGAAACAATTTTTGCACTATTTCGAAGAGCAGGATTATCCGCAGACAAAACTGCACCGCGACCTCGAAAACGGCATGGCGGTCTCAATCGGCCGTCTGCGTGAGGATTCGCAGTATGATATCAAATTTGTCGGACTTTCCCATAACACCCTCAGAGGAGCGGCGGGCGGCGGCGTACTGTGCGCCGAACTGCTCTGCGAAAAAGGGTATATCTAG
- the dapB gene encoding 4-hydroxy-tetrahydrodipicolinate reductase, whose protein sequence is MTGILISGANGRMGSMLAEVISLRKDCFVCAGMDANTTKRHEFMVFAPEQYEGDADVIIDASRCEGTSALLEYAIRRNLPLVIMTTGHDDEQLAQIKTASEKIPIFKSGNMSVGINIMSALIKKAAEILGENFDIEIVEAHHNKKVDAPSGTALMLAKSVSEGLKETPVYTYDRHLQRKPRDHEEIGIHSIRGGTIIGEHSVIFAGEDEVLTFSHSAGSRKMFAAGAVNAALFLIHKKPGMYDMNDLIGGKI, encoded by the coding sequence ATGACGGGAATATTGATCAGCGGTGCAAACGGCAGAATGGGCTCAATGCTTGCCGAGGTCATCTCTTTGCGCAAGGATTGTTTTGTCTGCGCCGGAATGGATGCCAACACCACAAAACGGCACGAATTCATGGTGTTTGCACCCGAGCAGTACGAAGGCGATGCCGATGTGATTATCGACGCCTCAAGGTGCGAGGGCACTTCGGCGCTGCTTGAATATGCTATTCGCCGCAATTTACCGCTGGTGATTATGACGACCGGTCATGATGATGAGCAGCTTGCGCAGATCAAAACCGCTTCGGAAAAGATTCCGATTTTCAAAAGTGGCAATATGTCTGTCGGAATCAACATCATGTCGGCATTGATTAAAAAAGCCGCCGAAATTTTAGGTGAAAATTTTGATATTGAGATCGTTGAAGCGCATCATAATAAAAAGGTGGACGCGCCCAGCGGTACTGCGCTGATGCTGGCCAAATCCGTGAGTGAGGGATTGAAGGAAACGCCCGTCTATACTTATGATCGGCATTTACAGCGAAAGCCCCGAGACCATGAGGAGATTGGCATCCACAGCATTCGCGGCGGCACAATCATCGGCGAGCACTCGGTCATTTTTGCCGGAGAGGATGAGGTTCTCACTTTTTCTCACAGTGCCGGCAGCCGTAAGATGTTCGCGGCCGGCGCAGTCAATGCCGCTTTGTTTTTGATACACAAAAAGCCTGGAATGTATGATATGAACGATTTAATCGGAGGGAAGATTTAA
- a CDS encoding ribonucleoside triphosphate reductase translates to MYQVIKRDGKVVEFNISKIAAAITKAFEAQNKQYNSDIIDLLALKVTADYESKIKDGKVSVEDIQDSVETVLIKSGYDDIAKCYILYRKQREKIRNMKSTILDYKELVDSYVKSIDWRVKENSTVTYSVGGLILSNSGAITANYWLSEIYDEEIGSAHKNGDMHIHDLSMLTGYCAGWSLRQLIKEGLGGIPGKITSSPASHLATLCNQMVNFLGIMQNEWAGAQAFSSFDTYLAPFVKADNLSCREVKKCIESFIFGVNTPSRWGTQAPFSNITLDWTVPNDLAELNAIVGGKEMDFKYKDCKKEMDMVNKAFIEIMIEGDANGRGFQYPIPTYSITRDFDWSDTENNKLLFEMTSKYGTPYFSNYINSDMEPSDIRSMCCRLRLDLRELRKKSGGFFGSGESTGSVGVVTLNMPRIAYQATDEKDFYRRLDKMMDIAARSLNIKRTIITRLLNEGLYPYTKHYLGNFENHFSTIGLVGMNEACLNANWVRANLTDEMAQQFTKDVLNHMRERLSDYQEKYGDLYNLEASPAESTSYRLAKHDVDRYPDIITAAEPGGTPYYTNSSHLPVGFTEDIFEALDIQDELQTLYTSGTVFHAFLGEKLPGWQAAAALVKKIAENYKLPYYTLSPTYSVCRTHGYLEGEQFECPECGEKTEVYSRITGYYRPVQNWNDGKAQEFKDRKLYDIPSSKLKTEGRAPRTAEASQTATNCNDDSILLFATKTCPNCKIAAALLDKAGIHYEKLYVEDNGQKAKDLGLKQAPALLVTKEGKTDRYLNVSEIKRYLGA, encoded by the coding sequence ATGTATCAGGTTATCAAAAGAGACGGGAAAGTTGTCGAATTTAATATTTCCAAGATTGCGGCAGCGATTACCAAGGCCTTCGAAGCGCAGAACAAACAATACAATTCCGACATCATCGATTTATTGGCTTTAAAAGTCACGGCGGATTATGAGTCCAAGATCAAAGACGGAAAGGTCAGCGTCGAAGATATTCAAGACAGCGTCGAAACCGTACTGATCAAGTCCGGCTACGACGATATTGCCAAGTGCTATATTCTTTACCGCAAACAGCGCGAAAAGATCCGTAACATGAAGTCCACAATTTTGGACTATAAAGAGCTTGTCGACAGCTATGTCAAATCCATCGACTGGCGCGTCAAAGAGAATTCCACGGTCACCTATTCGGTCGGCGGCCTGATTTTGAGCAACTCCGGCGCGATCACGGCCAACTATTGGCTGTCCGAAATTTACGACGAAGAAATCGGCAGCGCCCATAAAAACGGCGATATGCACATTCACGACTTGTCGATGCTCACCGGTTACTGCGCGGGATGGTCGCTGCGCCAACTCATCAAAGAGGGCTTGGGCGGTATCCCTGGCAAGATCACATCCTCTCCGGCCAGCCATTTGGCCACATTGTGCAATCAGATGGTCAACTTCCTCGGTATCATGCAGAACGAATGGGCGGGCGCACAAGCGTTCTCCTCATTCGACACCTATCTTGCACCGTTTGTCAAAGCCGATAACCTCTCTTGCCGCGAAGTGAAAAAATGCATCGAGTCCTTCATCTTCGGCGTCAACACACCGAGTCGCTGGGGCACGCAGGCACCGTTTTCCAACATCACATTAGACTGGACAGTCCCCAATGATCTCGCCGAACTGAACGCCATTGTCGGCGGCAAAGAGATGGATTTCAAGTATAAGGACTGCAAAAAAGAGATGGATATGGTCAACAAGGCGTTCATCGAGATTATGATTGAAGGCGACGCCAACGGCCGCGGTTTCCAATACCCGATCCCGACCTATTCCATCACCCGGGATTTCGACTGGTCCGACACCGAAAACAACAAACTGCTGTTTGAGATGACATCCAAATACGGCACGCCGTACTTCTCCAACTACATCAACAGCGATATGGAACCCAGCGACATCCGCAGTATGTGCTGCCGCTTGCGTCTTGATCTGCGCGAACTGCGCAAAAAGTCAGGTGGTTTCTTCGGCAGCGGTGAGAGCACCGGTTCGGTGGGTGTCGTCACGCTCAATATGCCGCGCATTGCTTATCAGGCGACCGACGAGAAGGATTTTTACCGCCGTCTTGACAAGATGATGGATATCGCTGCCCGTTCACTCAACATCAAGCGTACCATTATTACCCGCCTGCTCAACGAAGGGCTGTATCCCTATACAAAGCATTATCTCGGAAATTTTGAAAACCACTTTTCGACGATCGGTCTGGTCGGTATGAATGAAGCCTGCTTGAACGCAAATTGGGTCCGCGCCAATCTGACCGATGAAATGGCTCAGCAGTTCACCAAAGACGTACTCAACCACATGCGTGAGCGTCTGTCCGATTACCAAGAGAAATACGGCGATTTGTATAATCTCGAGGCCTCACCGGCAGAGTCAACCTCTTATCGGCTGGCCAAACATGACGTGGACAGATATCCCGATATTATCACCGCCGCCGAACCCGGCGGAACGCCGTATTACACCAACAGTTCGCATCTGCCGGTCGGCTTTACCGAAGATATCTTCGAAGCGCTCGACATTCAGGACGAACTGCAGACGCTGTATACCTCGGGCACGGTCTTCCATGCGTTCTTAGGCGAAAAGCTGCCCGGTTGGCAGGCTGCCGCAGCGCTGGTCAAGAAAATTGCCGAGAATTATAAACTCCCGTATTACACTCTCTCGCCGACTTACTCGGTGTGCCGTACCCACGGCTATCTCGAGGGCGAGCAGTTCGAATGTCCCGAGTGCGGTGAAAAGACCGAGGTCTACAGCCGCATCACCGGCTATTACCGCCCGGTGCAGAACTGGAACGACGGCAAAGCGCAGGAATTCAAAGATCGCAAGCTCTATGACATCCCGAGCTCCAAGCTTAAGACCGAGGGCAGGGCACCCAGGACCGCTGAAGCATCTCAGACGGCGACGAATTGCAACGATGATTCAATCCTGTTGTTTGCAACAAAAACCTGTCCGAACTGCAAAATCGCGGCGGCACTGCTCGACAAAGCGGGCATTCACTACGAAAAACTCTATGTCGAGGACAACGGCCAAAAAGCAAAGGATCTCGGTTTGAAACAGGCTCCGGCATTATTGGTCACCAAAGAGGGTAAGACCGACCGCTATCTCAACGTCTCTGAAATCAAAAGATACCTCGGCGCGTAG
- a CDS encoding anaerobic ribonucleoside-triphosphate reductase activating protein encodes MNIHGIQKLTLIDYPGKVACTLFAGGCNFRCPFCHNAGLVLNPDADEALDEKEILAFLKKRINLLDGVCITGGEPLLQKDVVRFAGEIKKLGYAVKIDTNGSFPDRLKELVESKNIDYVAMDIKNAPSKYALTVGIDDYFLSAVQESVEYLKSGVIDFEFRTTAVRQFHTPQDFIEIGKWIQSPHTKWYLQNFCDSGNIIAGGLSGFERFELENFLEIMKKYVPKSELREIR; translated from the coding sequence ATGAACATACACGGAATTCAAAAGCTTACATTGATTGATTATCCGGGTAAAGTTGCATGTACCTTATTTGCAGGCGGCTGTAATTTTCGCTGTCCTTTTTGCCATAATGCCGGACTTGTTCTGAATCCGGATGCCGATGAGGCATTGGACGAGAAAGAAATCCTGGCCTTTTTAAAAAAGCGAATCAATTTGCTCGACGGCGTCTGTATTACCGGCGGAGAGCCGCTTTTGCAGAAGGACGTCGTCCGTTTTGCCGGTGAGATCAAAAAGCTCGGATACGCTGTTAAAATCGACACCAACGGCTCTTTCCCGGATCGGTTGAAAGAACTGGTTGAGAGTAAAAATATCGATTATGTTGCCATGGACATTAAAAATGCACCTTCAAAGTATGCCCTTACCGTCGGCATCGACGATTACTTTTTGTCTGCAGTTCAGGAAAGCGTTGAGTATTTGAAATCGGGCGTGATCGATTTTGAATTTCGGACAACCGCTGTCCGACAGTTTCACACGCCGCAAGACTTTATCGAAATAGGGAAGTGGATTCAAAGTCCGCATACCAAATGGTATCTGCAAAATTTCTGCGATTCGGGAAATATTATCGCCGGAGGTCTTTCGGGTTTCGAGCGATTTGAGCTGGAAAACTTCCTTGAAATCATGAAAAAATACGTTCCGAAGTCCGAATTACGTGAAATTCGATAA
- the tlp gene encoding small acid-soluble spore protein Tlp, translating to MKNKPDDRSDNAAKIQRNINHTLFNMEAARDMMAKTDNLNTKKELEEKNKRRETALKDMRKEIRDESKNSQKGYGE from the coding sequence ATGAAAAACAAACCGGATGATCGCAGCGACAATGCGGCTAAGATTCAAAGAAACATCAATCATACCCTTTTCAATATGGAAGCCGCACGGGACATGATGGCAAAAACCGATAATCTAAATACGAAAAAAGAACTTGAAGAGAAAAACAAACGCCGTGAAACCGCTTTAAAAGACATGAGAAAAGAAATACGGGATGAATCCAAAAACAGTCAGAAAGGCTACGGTGAATGA
- the queA gene encoding tRNA preQ1(34) S-adenosylmethionine ribosyltransferase-isomerase QueA has product MHKHDFWYDLPPERIAQTPIADRSASRLLVVNKNSGNYQDRRFYEIGDFLNKGDCLVLNDTKVLPARIYGKTATGGGKIEFLLLRDRGNDIWEVLTKPGKKAIPSAEFIFGDGELRATVLEVLENGNRLVEFSYEGNFMELLAKIGEMPLPHYIHEHLNNPDRYQTVYSRELGSVAAPTAGLHFTPELLKTLEESGVSIAYLTLHVGVGTFRPVKEDDITKHLMHTEYYVLPRQAADTINRTKQAGGRVISVGTTSCRTLESVYKKHGMIVNDIDFTDIFIYPPYQFDVIDGLITNFHLPESTLIMLVSAFAGRENTLKAYQHAIEQEYRFYSFGDACLFI; this is encoded by the coding sequence ATGCACAAACATGACTTCTGGTATGACCTTCCGCCTGAACGAATTGCACAGACACCCATTGCCGACCGATCAGCTTCCCGATTGCTGGTTGTCAATAAAAATTCGGGGAATTATCAAGATCGCCGCTTCTATGAAATCGGTGATTTTTTGAATAAAGGTGACTGTCTGGTTCTGAACGACACCAAAGTTTTACCCGCGAGAATTTACGGAAAAACAGCCACGGGCGGCGGGAAAATCGAGTTTTTATTGCTTCGTGACAGAGGTAATGACATCTGGGAAGTGCTGACCAAACCCGGTAAAAAGGCAATTCCCAGCGCGGAGTTTATTTTCGGAGACGGCGAACTGCGCGCAACTGTTTTGGAAGTGCTCGAAAACGGAAATCGTCTGGTCGAGTTTTCGTACGAAGGCAATTTTATGGAATTGCTCGCAAAAATCGGCGAAATGCCCCTGCCTCATTATATTCACGAACATCTGAATAATCCCGATCGTTATCAAACCGTTTACAGCCGCGAACTCGGTTCGGTCGCCGCACCCACTGCGGGACTTCATTTTACCCCGGAATTGTTGAAAACGCTTGAAGAAAGCGGCGTTTCAATTGCTTATCTCACCCTTCACGTCGGCGTCGGCACATTCCGACCCGTAAAGGAAGATGACATTACAAAGCATTTGATGCATACGGAGTATTATGTATTGCCCAGACAAGCCGCAGATACGATAAACCGCACAAAACAGGCCGGTGGACGTGTGATTTCGGTCGGAACAACGAGCTGCAGAACGCTGGAATCGGTTTATAAAAAGCACGGCATGATTGTAAATGATATCGACTTTACAGATATTTTTATCTACCCGCCCTATCAATTTGACGTCATTGACGGACTGATCACCAATTTTCATCTCCCCGAAAGCACCTTGATTATGCTGGTATCGGCATTCGCGGGCAGAGAAAACACTTTAAAGGCCTATCAGCATGCCATTGAGCAAGAATACCGCTTTTATTCGTTCGGCGACGCCTGCTTATTTATATAA
- a CDS encoding carboxymuconolactone decarboxylase family protein: MHFMNYNRFIVSLSFYRERQMKINKNKKLYSVFETYLITIQALRTMPQLQRAKKKGDLDDSFIERIMLAVTEVNGCAICSYAHTKIALEAGLTDVEIKNMLSGLSADVPENEIPAVLFSQHYADTRGYPSKDTWQRIVEIYGLSAAKGILGATRAIMMGNAYGIAWSSFFNRLRGKPDPRSGFLYEISMIFFGFLFFPFAIIHALLLNLFKVSLIHF; the protein is encoded by the coding sequence ATGCATTTTATGAATTATAATAGATTTATAGTTTCCTTATCTTTTTATCGGGAGCGTCAAATGAAGATCAATAAAAACAAAAAATTATACTCAGTTTTTGAAACATATCTGATTACGATTCAGGCATTGCGCACAATGCCGCAACTGCAACGCGCCAAAAAGAAGGGTGATTTAGACGATTCATTCATCGAACGCATCATGCTTGCAGTGACTGAGGTGAACGGCTGCGCCATTTGTTCCTATGCGCATACAAAAATTGCGCTGGAAGCCGGTTTGACCGATGTTGAAATTAAAAACATGCTTTCGGGCCTCAGCGCTGACGTCCCGGAAAATGAAATTCCGGCAGTTCTGTTTTCACAGCATTATGCCGATACAAGAGGATATCCCTCAAAAGATACCTGGCAGAGAATTGTTGAGATTTACGGCCTTTCTGCCGCAAAAGGAATATTGGGCGCAACACGAGCCATTATGATGGGAAATGCATACGGAATCGCCTGGAGTTCCTTTTTCAACCGTCTGAGAGGAAAGCCCGATCCGAGAAGCGGATTTCTCTATGAAATAAGCATGATCTTTTTCGGTTTTTTATTCTTTCCTTTCGCAATTATCCATGCCCTTCTGCTTAACTTATTTAAAGTGTCGCTTATTCATTTTTAA